The window TATGGGCCTGATGTGATTCCAAGACAGGTGAACATGGAGGGAAGGGAAATGATTGCATTGTGTGATTAGCTGACTTTGAGTTTCTAAGTAACAATAtccaggaaaaggggaggagagagaagctgAGATAATGAGCCTAATGTCAACAAAGAATTATCGGAAGACATTGGAAGGACACTGCACTCCTGATGGAAGCTGAATTAATAGCAAGCGTAACTCATGGCGGTGTAATAGAAAAATAAATTAGATCATAAAGCTGTTATTTGTGGAGGCTACTAAACTACATTCACATCTGTGATAAAGTATGAGAAACTTGCCAATAATATGCTGGTTTGTATGTTTACTATTATTATGAACAGGTACAGTATACACCTATGCAAAAGAGCTGTTAGTAGTGTGTGTTAATGATTTCCTTGCACGGAAATTAGCTTAACTGTGGAGGAGGCTTTTAGCAATACGTTTTTGTACACTGTTGGGTGGTGGTATCTGCAGCCAGGTATTTCACAACTTGAAAAATACAGAGGCCCCTACCCCCACCTGCTGGCAGTCTAAAAGGCAGGAGATAGAGGACGAGTGATTGCTGTGCTTTTGATGCTGGCCCATCAGTGGGATCATACTGAAGGGTGGTGCAGGAAAGCTCAGTAGCTCATTCTTGAGTTCAACAGTAAAGCTGTGCTAGAAAGGCTGCCCATTGAAGCTGATCGTGGCTATCCAGAGAATTTAACAATATAAGAATCCTGCAGGGGCAGACCAAGGTTCTATCTggtcccacagtggccaaccagatgcttcTATAAAGCTCCAGGCAGGGCATGAAGGCAATAACCCCTTCACTCCTTGTTCTCTTCCAGCACTTGGTAGTCAGTGGCCTCTGCCTTTAAAGATAGCAGTTCTATTTAGCCGTCATGGCTAATAGTTGTTGATaggcctatcctccatgaattggtAAATTGCCTTTTTACAAGTTATACAGCTATTGACCATCACCACACCTTTGCGGAAATGAATTCGTAAATTAATTGTTTATTGTATGAAGAAGATTGGCAAGACGGGGGTTTCTTTTCTGCAAAAGCCATGCTGGCTCTTCTTCAGTAAGGCTTGTTCTTTTATAAGCAACCATTCTGTTTTCAGTACTGCTTTCTGCCAATTTTCCTTGAATAGACATTAGGCTAACTGACTTGTAATGTCtttgcccctcccctcctcctttttgttTTAAGGAATTGGCTACTTTATAACATTCTGATAAGAAGGCTGATTTCAGGAATAAGTTGCAGCATATTTGGTCATCTGTGTTGGACATGGACAGCTTTTAGGAGGAAGGGCATCTGGAGAACCAGTATCTTCTGTGGTGAAGACAAACACCACAGTATTTCTGCAATTTCCCTGTACTCTTTGAGCAATCCATTCATGCCTTTGTCATCTCCATAGCTGATCACCCTGCTTTTCATGGGTTTAAAGATTTTTCTCACGTCGTTTCCTCACCAGCTTTATTGtcagtttatatttattttgcCAGAGTTTGTGCTTCTTTTTGGGCATGTTCGAGCAAGATCTGCAtccttactttaaaaaatatcCTTGTTTCATTTTGCTGTAGCCAGTATTCAATACTACATGCATAGGATACTGATTTTCCCACATTCTTCTTTGTTCCTGCAGTCCCTTTCTGTCTCAGAGAGAGAATTCCAGGAATTGTGATAGCCGTGAAGAAGAATTGGGAAGGGAATGAAATCGCTCCTTCTGTATcttcctcaagtgccattgaCAAAAGAGACAGGAGGGGGCAATTTCAGTCTCTTTCATCTCCTTGAAGCGCTCTGATACATGCAGTTATTTCTTCATGTGGTCCTGTGACCTCAAGAACTATTGCTTTTCGGAGCTAGATGGATCATGCATATCACAacaattctgcagtcacttcgtTGGTTACCCATTAGgtactgggttcagttcaaagtACTGGGCATCatctacaaagcccttcatggccttggacccacaGGCCTGCAGGACTACCTCTTCTACTATGCTCCGCCACAtgagcttcactcatctgagatTAGAACTGGATACTGGAACAGCTCAGGAGGATGCTTTTCTAAGGGCGTCGACTATTGGAGTGTTTATTGTATGCATCACCTTGCATTTACTGTgttgtcttctacctttgtaatccaTTTTCTGTATTATGGTGTGTCTTGCCTTAAACAGTTTTTGTTCAACTCGTTACTCCTGTTACTGTTGCAGTGTTTATGGGATGTCCGTGCTGTCtgatactgtttttttaaatgttgtgatcTGCCTTTAGTGCTGGTAAGAAAGGTCCACTGGTAGGTAGATAAATCTTTCTGTTGTTTGGAAGGGACTGCCAGAATGGAGAGGCGTGTAAAAAGACAAAGGGTGGACTGGAAAGGCAAAATAGTACAGGAAAAGTGCCATGCTGGATGGTGGCAAGGACTGCTGAGGGGCTGGCCTAGGCAGTGCAGCTCCTGTGTAGCGGGCAGCCCCCAGGCTCAATGGGacttacctagggttgccagttgcaaattgggaaattcctgaagatctggggggtgaaaccttgataaacctggagaaagtggggtttggggagggaaaagaccttggcatggcataattccatagagtccacctcccacagtagccattttctccagggccgaatccacacttccctacctcccacttttcatacgcaataatcgcgctggattctatcccgcactgtcccagtctgtgttcataTCCCCTCTCTTACTGCAGCAGCATTGCGCTCTACGTTGTCCACAACCCTTGGAGAATCGTGCATTAGGGGACAGGTTTATTTTATACTAGATTTCTGCTATAGCGATTTTTGACTAAATTGCTATGGTGAAGCCACATACCCCTTTCAGTGATAAACCACACAACGAAGCATCACACACTCAGGCCAAGAGAAGCAGTGTTTTCTGATAGTCATAGAGCCCCAGGAGAGAACAATGGGTCACTGGGAAAGATTGCGGGAGGTTGGTGCTGGCCACTTAGCACAGACTACTTATTTAACGCTAAAATGTTAATGTAGAATAGTGGATTATCGCTATAATGGTAatttcaacatttctttttttaaaaaaagagtcaaCTTTGGCAGCCAGGGATATTACCTAAGCAGTCCTCTGGCAGTAAAAAATGACACAAATgaaaatgacaccccccccccaatgtctccCTGGGCATTTTTGAGTGCCCCTCTTCAGGGTGATATTGATGGACGGGATTGCGCAATTGCGCTAGGAATgcccacttttatttattttttttaaaggaacggGGGGCCAGGCATGCCGCGGACAGAGTTAGAAACCATAataattgcacagcaaagagggatggtatTCCGGAAAAAGCtataaacaaggaagtgggggtggttaaaagggggcggtctctttgtgaaccacttctatttgttcacatccattgTGAGAACTGCACAAGAGAAGTGTTAGAAAGTGCGCCAAACTCATCTGAGGCACAACAcaacagatgcgaaagaatggcgggattgaggtaagagtatgtgaacagccctctgagaagcgcataaacgGCGGTGAGAAAGCggcaaacttgagacgtgtggattcggcccaggtgaactgatctctgtggcctggagaccagtggtaattccgggagatctccagccactacctggaggctggcaaccctagacttacCTCTATGGCATTAATGGACAGCCTGCCACTGGAGTTGTGTACACTTTTGTGTACACATGGTTGCATACAGACCTCTTTCGGCATCTTCATGAACTGTTGTTCTGGCTGAGCTTCTATTTGTCATGGTCCTGAATTAGTTCCCACTCACTATTCCCAGCATTCTGGGGATATTTGACTCTTTAACTAATCCTCTCAATTGTGACTGTGTTAGACCACCTGGGCAGCTTTCCCCTTGCATATGTTGCATTTGATAATGTGTATAATTGCTTTTAGTGGCGTCCCTTTTGTTAAATACAGTGAACAGTAGCCCTGCAGTTGTTGGGAAATAGGCAATTGTTTTCAGAGTTGCTAACTCTTAACTCTCTATGAACTCCCAACTCACCTCTTAAATCACATGTTCAGTGTGTTCACTAATTGAGGTCGAAGTGAATTCAGGGTTGGTCTCTTAGGACATAGACTTCTTCCATGCAATCTGGGGATCATTTCTTTCCTGGGAAACTGTTACTATAGAATATTTTGTAGTGTGTTGCATCTACAAATGTAATTTAAGTGCTATCTGGATTTGACGTTAAGCTCTCTTTGATTATAAATTTCCAGCttcttttcagaatttttttggtAATATCCAAAACTAATATTCTAGATTTTATCAAGAAAAAAACTTTAAATGTGCAGATCTGAGTTAATTACTAGTAAATTCAGTTTTAATAATAATTTCTATGTATGATATATATTCCAAGTACATctaggagaaagattcagaagTAATGATCTATTAATGAGCACTGCAGTATTTGCTTTTTTGACAAACTATTGCATACTCATGAGCCAAATTCAATATTCCATGTGGATTGTCCTCTCAGTTATCAGTGAGGGGTATATGACATAAGGAATGAACACACTGTCCTGacaatattaatttaatttattagatttatattccgccctccccacgccagcaggctcagggcagattacaatttgcacacaaatttaaaattacagcaaataattcatacagtttaaaactataaattataaaatgtccaaaaattaaaatacatatataaacacacataTGCACAGCGGCACAATAAAATAACTATACATATGCATTGTCTTTGGAGAAACTCCAACTTTGGGAAAGACAATTAAATGCCTTTTTAGAATGTTTTATGGCTTACATCTGTACATTGGCCTGTTAGTATTCCACATAATATGGTAACGTCTCTGTTTCCTCCTCAGAGCGTGTGGAAGTGGTAGCACCAATTGTCATAAATGAATAATAGAAAAGAAGACATGGAGATTGCCTCCCACTACCGTCATCTTCTTCAAGAGCTCAATGAGCAGAGGCAGCACGGCATCCTCTGTGATGTTTGCATTATAGTGGAGGGAAAGATTTTCAAGGCTCATAAAAACATCCTCCTCGGGAGCAGCCGCTACTTCAAGACCCTGTACTGCCAGGTACAGAAGACTTCTGACCAAGCCACAGTCACTCATTTAGATATCGTGACAGCGCAGGGTTTTAAAGCAATCATTGACTTTATGTACTCGGCACACCTTGCATTGACTAGCAGGAATGTAATTGAGGTGATGTCAGCTGCTAGCTATCTCCAGATGACTGATATTGTTCAAGCTTGTCACAACTTCATAAAGGCTGCTCTCGATATTAGCATCAAGTCTGATGCGTCGGATGATCTTATAGACTATGAACTTGGGGCTGCTTCCGGTAGTAGCACTGACGCTTTGATTTCGGCAGTGGTAGCTGGCAGGAGCATATCTCCCTGGCTAGCTCGGCGGACAAGTCCGGCCAACTCCTCTGGTGATTCAGCCATTGCTAGCTGCCATGAAGGAGGAAGTGCGTATGGGAAAGaggatcaagaaccaaaaacaGATAATCATGATGACATTTCATCCCACTCCCTTTGGCCCAGTGATATGAGCTACAGCTCCTTGCGTATCAAGGAAGAACAGATCTCTCCATCTCATTATGGAGGGAATGAGCCTGCTAAAGACGCGATACAGAATTCGTTCTCGGAACAAGGTGCAGCAGATGGATGGCAGCCTACAGGGCGCAGAAAGAACAGGAAAAATAAGGATACTGTGCGGCATATTACACCGCAACTGGGAACTGATGACAGGACAAGCTCTCCAGTGCCATCTTTCCTTTCTGCCTCAGGCTGGCCATTCAGTAGTCGAGAAGCAAGtaagaattttattttttaatgtctctgtatttttttACAATGTGAATATAGAATTCTCTGTGCTGGTGTACCCTAAGTAAAAGCTGATCAGTTTGGTTTGGGCATGTGTATAGTAGGGAAGCAGAAGAGTTAGAACCATCCTTCAACTTTGCTCATTCCAATTCTTTCTCAACCACCCTCTGCCTTTCATGTAGCCAAGATTTTGCATTGCCTGAAAATGACTGGAAAGTTAAGAAAGAGACACATTCTCTTAAAGCCTTCCTTATGAACTCTAAGCAACACATCTTGCCTTGACTAGAGCACTGTCAATAGATCTTCAGTGTACCCTGGTCAACAAGGGAAGGAGACAGATATTCATGAAATGTGGCATGCAGAGAGACACTTTGCATAGAATGGCATATATTTCTAAATGGTGCTTTTTAATAATTGTCATTCAGAAAACTATAAGAGCCTTTCCCTGCCTCTCTGCTCATGTATGCCTGTGTGTCACAAAATAACTTGAAGTGTCTGAAATACTGCTGACCTAGAAAGAATTTTTACTCATCCCAGATGCATTACTGATGTACAGGCTATTTATTGTTTATTACTCTTTAAAAAGTTCATGGAACTATTTGTAATTTTAGGAGAAATTTAAACACCTATTTGCATCTTATTCAGATTACTGCATGGAATAAGGGCCAACAGTTATCTGGTGATACTTGTGTAATCTTGTATTTGTCAATACAAAATATATGACTTTAAAATTAATGTTTGGCTGTAGCTATCTGTGTTTCCATTCacatgcttcagcagcagcatggCAGCTGCCTTTGCCTGGTACGCTATTGCTGGGGGACACACTAATGAAGCCAGTACTTCAGCATGGTATATATGTCTGTTTATATCCCTTTTCTTCTCAAAAATACGAACCCAAAAGGGCTTACAACATacagttgtccccccccccctttttttgaataATCTGTCTAATGACATTTAGGCATTCCTGAGGTACTACCACAAGGCCCGATCCCATCGCATTACTCATGAGTAGCCCTCCTTCGTTCGCCATGGGCTCTGAAGGCACGAATGATTGTTGAATCTCAGACCGGCTTGGCTGCCCCGCA of the Eublepharis macularius isolate TG4126 chromosome 5, MPM_Emac_v1.0, whole genome shotgun sequence genome contains:
- the ZBTB46 gene encoding zinc finger and BTB domain-containing protein 46 — encoded protein: MNNRKEDMEIASHYRHLLQELNEQRQHGILCDVCIIVEGKIFKAHKNILLGSSRYFKTLYCQVQKTSDQATVTHLDIVTAQGFKAIIDFMYSAHLALTSRNVIEVMSAASYLQMTDIVQACHNFIKAALDISIKSDASDDLIDYELGAASGSSTDALISAVVAGRSISPWLARRTSPANSSGDSAIASCHEGGSAYGKEDQEPKTDNHDDISSHSLWPSDMSYSSLRIKEEQISPSHYGGNEPAKDAIQNSFSEQGAADGWQPTGRRKNRKNKDTVRHITPQLGTDDRTSSPVPSFLSASGWPFSSREASVDLMVTEPSSSDGRIERVDLYANVDEAALLGGEALSLSQPLTPEKEDALQAVAVANLRAALMSKNSLLSLKADMLGEESSLLFEYLPKGTHSLSLNEFTVIRKKFKCPYCSFSAMHQCILKRHMRSHTGERPYPCEICGKKFTRREHMKRHTLVHSKDKKYVCKVCNRVFMSAASVGIKHGSRRHGICTDCSGQAMACHLDTNGGDGSPDELYGTEGPYMEDPDGLKGEGEEDMGDDDDLKWKDDIEISQDDLILDDDKDGIVDSPPEHENSGGNDKDFTWIS